In Oceanibaculum nanhaiense, the following proteins share a genomic window:
- a CDS encoding ABC transporter permease: MTILRLALRDLRGAMGGFWLLILCVALGTAAMAATGLLSRMVLDGVQAGARAGIGGDVSLRLYHRPPPPEHLALFAEAGTASLTAELRPLAHGGAGGGSTLVEMKAVDAAYPLYGDVELESDMPLARTLGGALAARDGIWGAAVAEELLEALGLALGDRILIGGQAFEMRALIRAEPDRALRGFTLGPRVIVALPAIAGSALVAPGTQTYWYSRLRLRDGLTASDWIRGFEQRFPEAGYRIVDAADGVPGVERSMGFVTSLLILLSLGMVLIGGVGVGGAVAAYLDRKRDTIAILKGLGATTATIRRLYLVQIMAASLCGIALGLALGIAATRAATPLLAGWLPLDPAIRLTPLASAAGFGLLASLIFALWPLARAALLSPQELFRDLLVGERQRPGWRTLAGLVLLAVLLLLLLVWSAPLPVVAALFAAGAALAVLGFLLLGRAVMWGAGWAVRWVGGRTRRPLLRLALANLHRPGAPTAPLVLALGLCLTLLVAVTSVRDNAAVHLRDNLPATAPDLILLNLPPEEAARFETLMAAQPALARWSRAPFLHGRLDRVEGVPVADLRIPAEIGFVVRGDRGLSWRADPPAGGLVAGDWWPADYKGPPLLSVDARVAEKLGVTVGDLLTLNVLGEPLEGRIANLRRVDWAGLDLDFPILLSPPADPPPHREIAALWLRDAAALETVRAALADAFPESPTIEVAEVIGFLAGVAARGGQVMTALAAASGFAALLVLAGAVLAGQRRRAREAVLLKMLGATRRQLAAATLLEYGLIAAAAGLAALLLGNLAAWAAIGGWLDFRPALGSALVWLAGAVAVMALAGLAALNRALARPPALMLRQG; the protein is encoded by the coding sequence GTGACGATCCTGCGGTTGGCCTTGCGCGATCTGCGCGGCGCGATGGGCGGCTTCTGGCTGCTGATCCTCTGCGTCGCGCTGGGAACGGCGGCGATGGCGGCGACCGGCCTGTTGTCGCGCATGGTGCTGGACGGCGTGCAGGCCGGCGCGCGCGCCGGTATCGGCGGCGATGTCTCGCTGCGGCTCTATCACCGCCCGCCGCCACCGGAGCATCTGGCGCTGTTCGCCGAGGCCGGGACTGCGAGCCTGACCGCCGAGCTGCGGCCGCTGGCGCATGGCGGGGCCGGGGGCGGCAGCACGCTGGTCGAGATGAAGGCGGTCGATGCCGCCTATCCGCTCTATGGCGATGTCGAGCTGGAATCCGACATGCCGCTGGCCCGGACGTTAGGTGGGGCGCTGGCGGCACGCGACGGCATCTGGGGTGCCGCCGTGGCCGAGGAATTGCTGGAAGCGCTGGGCCTCGCGCTGGGCGACCGCATTCTGATCGGCGGGCAGGCATTCGAAATGCGGGCGCTGATCCGCGCCGAGCCGGACCGTGCGCTGCGCGGCTTCACGCTGGGGCCACGGGTGATCGTCGCCTTGCCTGCCATCGCGGGCAGCGCGCTGGTGGCGCCCGGCACCCAGACCTACTGGTACAGTCGTCTGCGGCTGCGGGACGGGCTGACGGCCAGCGACTGGATCCGGGGTTTCGAACAGCGCTTCCCGGAGGCCGGTTACCGCATCGTCGATGCCGCGGACGGCGTGCCCGGTGTGGAGCGCAGCATGGGTTTCGTCACCTCCCTGCTGATCCTGCTCTCGCTTGGCATGGTGCTGATCGGCGGCGTCGGTGTGGGCGGTGCGGTTGCCGCCTATCTCGATCGCAAGCGCGACACCATCGCCATCCTGAAAGGTCTGGGCGCCACGACCGCCACCATCCGGCGGCTCTACCTCGTGCAGATCATGGCGGCATCGCTGTGCGGCATCGCCCTCGGGCTGGCGCTCGGCATCGCCGCCACGCGCGCGGCAACACCCTTGCTCGCCGGCTGGCTGCCGCTCGATCCGGCGATCCGGCTGACACCGCTGGCGAGCGCCGCCGGCTTCGGGCTGCTGGCGAGCCTGATCTTTGCCCTCTGGCCGCTGGCGCGGGCCGCGCTTCTATCGCCGCAAGAGCTGTTCCGCGACCTGCTGGTGGGCGAGCGGCAGCGTCCCGGCTGGCGGACGCTCGCCGGACTGGTGCTGCTGGCGGTGCTGCTCCTGTTGCTGCTGGTCTGGTCGGCGCCGCTGCCGGTGGTGGCCGCCCTGTTCGCCGCCGGGGCGGCACTGGCGGTGCTGGGATTTCTGCTCCTCGGGCGGGCCGTCATGTGGGGCGCCGGATGGGCCGTGCGATGGGTTGGAGGCCGCACCCGCCGCCCGCTGCTGCGGTTGGCGCTCGCCAATCTGCACCGTCCCGGCGCGCCGACAGCGCCGCTGGTGCTGGCGCTGGGCCTCTGCCTGACGCTGCTGGTGGCGGTGACGTCGGTGCGGGACAATGCGGCGGTACATCTGCGCGATAATTTGCCGGCGACGGCGCCCGACCTGATCCTGCTGAACCTGCCGCCGGAGGAGGCCGCACGCTTCGAGACGCTGATGGCGGCGCAGCCCGCGCTGGCCCGCTGGTCCCGCGCACCCTTCCTGCATGGACGGCTCGACCGTGTCGAGGGCGTGCCGGTCGCCGATTTGCGCATCCCGGCGGAAATCGGCTTCGTCGTCCGGGGCGACCGCGGGCTGTCCTGGCGGGCCGATCCGCCAGCGGGCGGCCTCGTGGCCGGTGACTGGTGGCCGGCGGATTATAAAGGTCCGCCGCTGCTGTCGGTGGATGCGCGGGTGGCGGAAAAGCTGGGCGTCACGGTCGGCGACCTTCTGACGCTGAATGTGCTGGGCGAACCGCTGGAAGGGCGGATCGCCAATCTGCGCCGGGTGGACTGGGCGGGGCTCGATCTCGATTTTCCGATCCTGCTGTCGCCGCCCGCCGATCCGCCGCCGCACCGCGAGATCGCCGCGCTCTGGCTGCGGGATGCGGCGGCGCTGGAGACAGTGCGGGCGGCACTCGCCGACGCCTTCCCCGAATCGCCGACGATTGAAGTCGCGGAGGTCATCGGTTTCCTGGCGGGGGTGGCGGCGCGCGGCGGGCAGGTGATGACGGCCCTCGCGGCGGCCAGCGGGTTTGCCGCCCTGCTGGTGCTGGCGGGCGCCGTGCTGGCCGGGCAGCGCCGGCGGGCGCGCGAGGCGGTGCTGCTGAAGATGCTGGGGGCGACGCGCCGGCAGCTTGCGGCGGCCACCCTGCTGGAATACGGGCTGATCGCGGCGGCCGCCGGGCTTGCGGCGCTGCTGCTCGGCAATCTCGCCGCCTGGGCGGCTATCGGCGGCTGGCTCGACTTCCGGCCGGCGCTGGGCAGCGCGCTGGTCTGGCTCGCCGGGGCGGTCGCGGTCATGGCGCTGGCCGGGCTGGCTGCCCTGAACCGCGCGCTCGCCCGTCCGCCCGCGCTGATGCTGCGGCAGGGTTAG
- a CDS encoding FkbM family methyltransferase, translating to MTTKTALPDGRTILCVNPYEVDFSVHEIFSEDFAAHGIDLPADGIYFDVGANIGLFAIYLRDHCAQGRIFAYEPMPAAFAALAGNAAALTPPAEAISLGLGRAPGTLEFDYFPGISALSTANRAVGEKLSAGLREVLAGSGASEAVREIVERIGTTERMEEADFLDTLFRRESVTAEIDTLSNQLASRGLETIDLLKIDTEGAEKEVLAGIADSDWPKIRQLLVEVHLGREETEIIEADLQRRGYRTSIGGHPLSEGGAPVFHIYATRGLTGGKR from the coding sequence GTGACGACAAAGACAGCCCTTCCAGACGGGCGCACCATCCTGTGCGTGAACCCGTATGAGGTGGATTTCTCGGTCCATGAAATCTTCTCCGAGGATTTCGCCGCGCATGGCATCGATCTGCCGGCAGATGGCATCTATTTCGATGTCGGGGCGAATATCGGGCTGTTCGCGATCTATCTGCGTGATCATTGCGCGCAAGGCCGCATCTTCGCCTATGAGCCGATGCCGGCCGCCTTCGCCGCGCTGGCCGGCAATGCCGCCGCGCTGACGCCGCCGGCCGAGGCAATCTCGCTGGGGCTGGGCCGGGCGCCGGGCACGCTGGAATTCGACTATTTCCCCGGCATCTCCGCCCTGTCCACGGCGAACCGCGCGGTTGGCGAGAAGCTGTCAGCCGGGCTGAGGGAGGTCCTTGCCGGCAGTGGCGCCTCCGAGGCGGTGCGCGAGATCGTCGAGCGCATCGGCACCACGGAACGGATGGAAGAAGCCGATTTCCTGGATACGCTGTTCCGCCGCGAGAGCGTGACCGCCGAGATCGACACGCTGTCCAACCAGTTGGCCAGTCGCGGGCTGGAGACCATCGATCTGTTGAAGATCGACACCGAAGGGGCGGAGAAGGAGGTGCTGGCCGGCATCGCCGACTCCGACTGGCCGAAAATCCGCCAGCTGCTGGTCGAGGTGCATCTCGGCCGCGAAGAGACCGAGATCATCGAGGCTGATCTGCAGCGGCGCGGCTACCGCACCAGCATCGGCGGCCATCCGCTGTCTGAGGGTGGCGCCCCGGTGTTCCATATCTATGCGACCAGAGGCCTGACTGGGGGAAAGCGGTGA
- a CDS encoding cytochrome P450, with amino-acid sequence MEETGAIDWWGLLTSRDFLENPYPALHRIREQGPVHFDAASGIYFVLGHEEFSRILKAPEMGRDTRLWRGGWYDEAYRENDPVGYRLFGDFQPQMINANPPDHGRMRGVYEPAFRAQAMVALEAIIEAEAVRLLDALPRSGTVNMIDGFAGPMPLRVLCNLFDMPQSLDQTIARWSASLIRIGDILMTPEQKQEALDALTEFKDFLRSHIAERRKRPGDSLMDMAIRAHDSGTTDEEEMLTNLVSMLVAGHETTVTLVGNGLLLLLRHPDQMARLRADPALIRPALEEFMRCEPGGNMILRVAIDDYPVGETVIPAGAPVIGLIGATNRDPRRFEQPDEFDVGRRPNAHLTFGGGAHVCIGAPLARLEGRIAFTSLLDRYPHMELAGEPEWRLDRLNARGLATLPVKLGPVTLGDAA; translated from the coding sequence ATGGAGGAGACCGGCGCCATCGACTGGTGGGGGCTGTTGACCAGCCGCGATTTCCTGGAAAACCCCTATCCGGCATTGCACCGGATCCGCGAGCAGGGGCCGGTGCATTTCGATGCGGCGAGCGGCATCTATTTCGTGCTCGGCCACGAGGAATTCTCGCGCATCCTGAAGGCGCCGGAGATGGGGCGCGACACCCGCCTGTGGCGCGGCGGCTGGTACGACGAGGCCTATCGCGAGAACGATCCGGTCGGCTACCGGCTGTTCGGCGATTTCCAGCCGCAGATGATCAACGCCAACCCGCCCGACCACGGCCGCATGCGCGGCGTGTACGAGCCGGCCTTCCGCGCCCAGGCGATGGTGGCGCTGGAAGCGATTATCGAGGCGGAGGCCGTCCGGCTGCTCGACGCGCTCCCACGCAGCGGCACGGTGAACATGATCGACGGCTTCGCCGGGCCGATGCCGCTGCGCGTGCTGTGCAACCTGTTCGACATGCCGCAGAGCCTGGACCAGACCATCGCGCGCTGGAGCGCCTCGCTGATCCGCATCGGCGACATCTTGATGACGCCGGAGCAGAAGCAGGAGGCGCTGGACGCGCTGACCGAATTCAAGGATTTCCTGCGCAGCCATATCGCCGAACGGCGCAAGCGGCCCGGCGATAGCCTGATGGATATGGCGATCCGCGCGCATGACAGCGGCACCACCGATGAGGAGGAGATGCTGACCAACCTCGTCTCCATGCTGGTGGCCGGGCATGAGACGACGGTGACGCTGGTCGGCAACGGCCTCTTGCTGCTGCTGCGCCACCCGGACCAGATGGCGCGGCTGCGTGCCGATCCGGCGCTGATTCGCCCGGCGCTGGAGGAATTCATGCGCTGCGAGCCGGGCGGCAACATGATCCTGCGCGTCGCCATCGACGATTATCCGGTGGGCGAGACCGTGATTCCCGCCGGTGCGCCAGTGATCGGGCTGATCGGCGCGACCAACCGCGACCCGCGCCGGTTCGAGCAGCCGGACGAGTTCGATGTCGGGCGGCGGCCGAACGCGCATCTGACCTTCGGCGGTGGCGCGCATGTCTGCATCGGCGCGCCGCTGGCCCGGCTGGAAGGCCGCATCGCCTTCACCAGCCTGCTGGACCGCTACCCGCATATGGAACTGGCGGGCGAGCCGGAATGGCGGCTCGACCGGCTGAACGCGCGCGGCCTCGCCACCCTGCCTGTAAAACTCGGGCCCGTAACACTTGGAGACGCAGCGTGA
- a CDS encoding hydroxymethylglutaryl-CoA synthase family protein, with product MSGTVGIEALNVYAGAASLDVRELCVHRGLDMPRFENLLMREKTVALPYEDPVSYAVNAAKPLLDRLDPAERDCIEMVVACTESGIDFGKSMSTYIHHYLGLPGNCRLFEIKQACYSGTAGLQMAVNFVLSQTSPGAKALVVATDISRFALADESAIQEWAYSEPSSGSGAVALLVSDTPHLLAIDPGAYGNHGFEVMDTCRPGPDTEAGDADLSLMAYLDCCEKAYKDYARRVEGADFRETFGYLCFHTPFGGMVKGAHRHLMRKLYKTPPPEIEADFQRRMAGSLAYGQRVGNTAGASVFLGLAGTLATGDFSNPQRIGFFSYGSGCCSEFYSGVATAEGQNRIRAMGIDAAMDSRHRLSIEEYERLLRGNAALRFGMRDAVPDRDIVPGAWQAYENRASGSQRLVLRAIEGYHRLYDWI from the coding sequence GTGAGCGGAACAGTCGGGATCGAGGCGCTGAATGTCTATGCCGGTGCCGCCAGCCTGGATGTGCGCGAGCTGTGCGTGCATCGCGGGCTGGACATGCCGCGCTTCGAGAATCTGCTGATGCGCGAGAAGACGGTGGCGCTGCCCTATGAGGACCCCGTCAGCTATGCCGTCAATGCAGCGAAGCCGCTGCTCGACCGTCTGGACCCGGCGGAGCGGGACTGCATCGAGATGGTGGTGGCCTGCACCGAATCGGGCATCGATTTCGGCAAGTCGATGAGCACCTATATCCATCATTATCTGGGGCTGCCGGGCAATTGCCGCCTGTTCGAGATCAAGCAGGCCTGCTACTCCGGCACCGCCGGGCTGCAGATGGCGGTGAATTTCGTGCTGTCGCAGACTTCGCCCGGCGCCAAGGCGCTGGTGGTGGCGACCGACATCTCGCGCTTCGCGCTGGCCGATGAATCGGCAATCCAGGAATGGGCCTATTCCGAGCCCAGCTCCGGCTCCGGCGCGGTGGCGCTGCTGGTCAGCGACACGCCGCATCTGCTGGCCATCGATCCCGGCGCCTATGGCAATCACGGCTTCGAGGTGATGGATACCTGCCGCCCCGGCCCGGATACCGAGGCCGGCGACGCCGATCTGTCGCTGATGGCCTATCTCGATTGCTGCGAGAAGGCCTACAAGGATTACGCCCGCCGGGTAGAGGGCGCGGATTTCCGCGAAACCTTCGGCTATCTGTGCTTTCACACCCCGTTCGGCGGCATGGTGAAGGGCGCGCACCGACATCTGATGCGCAAGCTCTACAAGACCCCACCGCCGGAGATCGAGGCGGATTTCCAGCGCCGCATGGCGGGCAGCCTGGCCTATGGCCAGCGCGTCGGCAATACGGCGGGCGCCTCGGTCTTCCTCGGGCTGGCCGGCACGCTGGCGACTGGCGATTTCAGCAATCCGCAGCGCATCGGCTTCTTCTCCTACGGCTCCGGCTGCTGCTCGGAATTCTACAGCGGGGTGGCCACGGCTGAGGGCCAGAACCGGATTCGCGCGATGGGCATCGATGCGGCGATGGATTCCCGCCACCGCCTGTCCATCGAGGAATATGAGCGGCTGCTGCGCGGCAATGCCGCGCTGCGCTTCGGCATGCGCGACGCGGTGCCGGACCGCGACATCGTGCCGGGCGCCTGGCAGGCCTATGAGAACCGTGCGTCAGGCAGCCAGCGGCTTGTCCTGCGCGCCATCGAGGGCTATCACCGGCTCTACGACTGGATTTAG
- a CDS encoding acyl carrier protein, whose product MDSDSILTIIVAQIRTVVPDLATHPIGRADAMADLGLDSIERSEIVLATLEELGLDIPMVQLHGPRNIGELADLLHAKHAG is encoded by the coding sequence TTGGACAGCGACAGCATCCTCACCATCATCGTCGCGCAGATCCGCACCGTGGTGCCGGATCTGGCGACCCATCCGATCGGGCGCGCGGATGCGATGGCCGATCTTGGCCTCGATTCCATCGAGCGCAGCGAGATCGTGCTGGCGACGCTGGAGGAACTCGGCCTCGACATCCCGATGGTGCAGCTGCACGGGCCGCGCAACATCGGCGAGCTGGCCGATCTGCTGCATGCCAAGCACGCAGGCTAA
- a CDS encoding beta-ketoacyl synthase N-terminal-like domain-containing protein produces the protein MPSTQANPVSIVIAGIGVAAGRGYGKDALRAALFGEAPAIGPLRRDGRQLPDGSSSFIGLELPEPPELLPARIARTAGLPGRAAIAVLDEAWREAGLDQVDPMRIGLVVGGSTLMAREQMLAQRDYAGRMAYWPPRHGHMFLDTDIAGLCAATWPIRGFTMSVGGASASGAVAVIQAAEAVRSGRVDACIALGALQDVSCLDLQGFRALGALAEVCRPFDRDHAGFVYGESTAALVLCRADAAPAGQYGTLAGWAHLANGHRGPDPSPEGELAAIRAALAMASLSPDAIEYVNAHATGTPLGDETELAALRAAGLGHARINATKSLIGHGLASAGAVELAAVLIQMRHGRLHPTRHLDNPLDPSMGFVRGAPEERTIRTALKLSFGFGGVDTALVVKGDA, from the coding sequence ATGCCAAGCACGCAGGCTAATCCAGTTTCCATCGTTATTGCCGGCATCGGTGTCGCCGCCGGCCGGGGCTATGGCAAGGATGCCCTGCGCGCCGCCCTGTTCGGGGAGGCGCCGGCCATCGGTCCGTTGCGCCGGGATGGGCGGCAATTACCGGATGGCAGCTCATCCTTCATCGGCCTGGAACTGCCGGAACCGCCGGAGTTGCTGCCGGCCCGCATTGCCAGGACGGCGGGCCTGCCGGGCCGTGCCGCCATCGCCGTGCTGGACGAGGCCTGGCGGGAAGCCGGTCTGGACCAAGTCGACCCAATGCGCATCGGGCTGGTGGTTGGCGGCAGCACTCTGATGGCGCGCGAGCAGATGCTGGCGCAGCGCGATTATGCCGGGCGCATGGCCTATTGGCCGCCGCGTCACGGCCATATGTTCCTCGATACCGATATTGCCGGGCTGTGCGCGGCGACCTGGCCGATCCGCGGCTTCACGATGAGCGTCGGCGGCGCGTCCGCCAGCGGCGCGGTCGCGGTGATCCAGGCGGCGGAGGCGGTGCGCAGCGGCCGGGTCGATGCCTGCATCGCGCTGGGGGCGCTGCAGGATGTCTCCTGCCTCGATCTGCAGGGCTTCCGGGCGCTGGGCGCGCTGGCCGAGGTCTGCCGGCCGTTCGACCGCGACCATGCCGGCTTCGTCTATGGCGAATCCACGGCTGCGCTGGTGCTGTGCCGGGCGGATGCCGCCCCGGCGGGGCAGTACGGCACGCTGGCCGGCTGGGCGCATCTCGCCAATGGCCATCGCGGACCGGACCCCTCCCCGGAAGGCGAGCTGGCGGCGATCCGCGCGGCGCTGGCGATGGCCAGCCTGTCGCCCGACGCCATCGAGTATGTGAACGCTCACGCCACCGGCACGCCGCTGGGCGACGAGACCGAGCTGGCGGCGCTTCGCGCGGCGGGGCTGGGGCACGCCCGCATCAACGCCACCAAATCGCTGATCGGCCATGGGCTGGCCTCGGCGGGCGCGGTGGAACTGGCGGCGGTGCTGATCCAGATGCGCCACGGAAGGCTGCACCCGACCCGACATCTCGACAACCCGCTGGACCCGTCGATGGGCTTCGTGCGCGGCGCACCGGAAGAACGCACAATCCGCACGGCGCTGAAACTCTCCTTCGGCTTCGGCGGGGTGGATACGGCGCTTGTCGTAAAGGGGGACGCATGA
- a CDS encoding enoyl-CoA hydratase/isomerase, whose amino-acid sequence MNGETVRLEIDKGIARLRLDRPEAGNAINAGMVADLGAALARCEAEGATILVLEGSGDSFCAGGDFEATASGETLDPAALYDLWRRLAEGPFVSVALVRGRANAGGVGLAAACDIVLADRSASFGLSEMLFGLFPACVLPFLARRIGAQKAHYMTLMTRPLPAEEAASWGLVDALGDEAEALLRRHLQRLRHLGRPAIARYKAHRAATDDSLARGRDAALAANREMFADPEVQRNIRRYVSEMKFPWEV is encoded by the coding sequence ATGAACGGCGAGACGGTTCGGCTGGAGATCGACAAGGGCATCGCCCGCCTGCGCCTCGACCGGCCGGAGGCCGGCAATGCGATCAATGCCGGCATGGTGGCGGATCTCGGCGCGGCGCTGGCACGCTGCGAAGCGGAGGGGGCGACGATCCTGGTCCTCGAAGGATCGGGCGACAGCTTCTGCGCCGGCGGCGATTTCGAGGCCACGGCCTCGGGCGAGACGCTCGACCCGGCAGCGCTCTACGATCTCTGGCGGCGGCTGGCGGAAGGCCCGTTCGTCAGCGTGGCGCTGGTACGCGGGCGCGCCAATGCCGGGGGTGTCGGCCTTGCCGCCGCTTGCGACATCGTGCTGGCCGACCGCAGCGCCAGCTTCGGCCTGTCGGAGATGCTGTTCGGCCTGTTCCCGGCCTGCGTGCTGCCCTTCCTTGCGCGGCGCATCGGCGCGCAGAAGGCGCATTACATGACGCTGATGACGCGCCCGCTGCCCGCCGAGGAGGCTGCCAGCTGGGGGCTGGTCGATGCGCTGGGCGACGAGGCGGAGGCGCTGCTGCGCCGGCATCTGCAGCGGCTGCGCCATCTCGGCCGGCCGGCCATCGCGCGCTACAAGGCGCACCGCGCGGCGACCGACGATAGTCTGGCGCGTGGCCGCGACGCCGCACTGGCCGCGAACCGCGAGATGTTCGCCGACCCCGAGGTGCAGCGGAACATCCGCCGCTATGTGAGCGAGATGAAGTTCCCCTGGGAAGTCTAG
- the asnB gene encoding asparagine synthase (glutamine-hydrolyzing), with product MCGIAGFIGAAHDSAAWQETIRAMLAAIGHRGPDGLGTMLDDRAALGTARLSIIDIASGTQPMSDPSGRYWLAYNGEIYNYLELRAELEAAGRVFLTRSDTEVVLQAWLHWGPDCLPRFNGGFAFAIYDRASGRLVLARDRYGKRPLFYLRRGGEFYFASEMKSFFAVPGFAFEQDADQLASILACWTPLPDQSGFKGIDSLPMGEWMSVENGTITRHRYEALSFDSAESVASEAEALELIRERLQASVALRLRSDVEVGVYLSGGVDSAITALLAQRESRHRLSTFSVAFEDAAFDESPQQREMADFLGSRHQALTISHGDIASALPDAVFHAEVPAFRCAFVPMFLLSRLTRDAGIKVILSGEGADEAFLGYDLFKEVLLRRAWNDLGEDVRRDRLGRLYPHLTHYGPQEIAALTGLYQQFAEERMPGLFSHEMRFQNGRFATRLLREAGDPFAAISRLVAEAPGYAGMSDIHKAQWLEYKTLLAGYLLSTQGERMSLAHGVENRCPFLDPAVVAAASATNLRFDDGFEEKRLLRRAFADELPESIVTKRKFPYRAPDSAAFASARPDYLEALLSEAELAKLPFIDAKFARRLTDKVLNRPADEIGTKEDQCFVFLLSIALLHRFFVQREGAGLTRVTPPPMRTVDLRGKPLAA from the coding sequence ATGTGCGGCATCGCCGGATTCATTGGAGCAGCGCACGATTCCGCTGCATGGCAGGAGACGATCCGCGCCATGCTGGCCGCCATTGGCCATCGCGGGCCGGACGGACTGGGCACCATGCTGGACGACCGGGCGGCACTGGGCACGGCACGATTGTCAATCATTGACATTGCCTCCGGCACCCAGCCGATGAGCGACCCGTCCGGGCGCTACTGGCTGGCCTATAATGGCGAAATCTATAATTACCTCGAACTGCGCGCCGAGCTGGAAGCCGCCGGGCGCGTCTTCCTCACACGCTCCGACACCGAGGTGGTGCTGCAGGCCTGGCTGCATTGGGGGCCGGACTGCCTGCCCAGATTCAATGGCGGCTTCGCCTTCGCGATCTATGACCGCGCCAGCGGCCGGCTGGTGCTGGCGCGCGACCGTTATGGCAAGCGGCCGCTGTTCTATCTGCGGCGCGGCGGGGAGTTCTATTTCGCCTCGGAGATGAAATCCTTCTTCGCCGTGCCCGGCTTCGCCTTCGAGCAGGATGCCGACCAGCTCGCCTCGATCCTCGCCTGCTGGACGCCGCTGCCCGACCAGAGCGGCTTCAAGGGCATCGACAGCCTGCCGATGGGCGAATGGATGAGCGTCGAGAACGGCACCATCACCCGCCACCGCTACGAGGCGCTGTCCTTCGATTCGGCGGAGAGTGTGGCCAGCGAGGCCGAGGCGCTGGAGCTGATCCGCGAGCGGCTGCAGGCCAGCGTCGCCTTGCGGCTGCGCAGCGATGTCGAGGTCGGAGTCTATCTCAGCGGCGGCGTCGATTCCGCGATCACCGCGCTGCTGGCGCAACGCGAAAGCCGGCACAGGCTGTCCACCTTCTCGGTCGCGTTCGAGGATGCCGCCTTCGACGAATCGCCGCAGCAGCGCGAGATGGCGGATTTTCTCGGCAGCCGGCATCAGGCGCTGACCATCAGCCATGGCGATATTGCCAGCGCCCTGCCCGATGCCGTGTTCCATGCCGAGGTTCCGGCCTTCCGCTGTGCCTTCGTGCCGATGTTCCTGCTGTCGCGCCTGACCCGCGACGCCGGCATCAAGGTGATCCTCAGTGGCGAAGGCGCGGACGAGGCCTTCCTCGGCTACGATCTGTTCAAGGAGGTGCTGCTGCGCCGCGCCTGGAACGATCTGGGCGAGGATGTCCGGCGCGACCGGCTGGGCAGGCTCTACCCGCACCTCACCCATTACGGCCCGCAGGAGATCGCGGCACTCACCGGCCTGTACCAGCAATTCGCCGAGGAGCGGATGCCCGGCCTGTTCTCGCACGAGATGCGCTTCCAGAATGGCCGCTTCGCCACAAGGCTGCTGCGCGAAGCGGGCGATCCGTTCGCCGCGATTTCCCGGCTGGTCGCCGAGGCGCCCGGCTATGCCGGGATGAGCGACATCCACAAGGCGCAATGGCTGGAATACAAGACGCTGCTGGCCGGCTATCTGCTGTCCACCCAGGGCGAGCGGATGAGCCTGGCGCATGGCGTCGAGAATCGCTGCCCCTTCCTCGACCCGGCGGTGGTCGCGGCGGCCAGCGCCACCAATCTGCGCTTCGATGATGGGTTCGAGGAAAAGCGCCTGCTGCGCCGCGCCTTCGCGGACGAGCTGCCCGAATCCATCGTGACCAAGCGCAAATTCCCCTATCGCGCGCCGGACAGCGCCGCCTTCGCCAGCGCCCGCCCGGATTATCTGGAAGCGCTGCTGTCGGAAGCGGAGCTGGCCAAGCTGCCCTTTATCGACGCGAAATTCGCCCGCCGGCTGACCGACAAGGTGCTGAACCGCCCGGCCGACGAGATCGGCACCAAGGAAGACCAGTGCTTCGTCTTCCTGCTGTCCATCGCCCTGCTGCACCGCTTCTTCGTCCAGCGCGAAGGCGCCGGGCTGACCCGCGTGACGCCGCCACCGATGCGCACCGTCGATCTGCGCGGCAAGCCGCTGGCGGCCTAA
- a CDS encoding acyl carrier protein gives MDKIRAFIEEQFLIEYDDSFPEDTNLFKEGVMDSFGYVQLCRFLEQEYGFRFTEAEMTGNVLVSLAQIRDFVARKTASSAAVPTASTND, from the coding sequence ATGGACAAGATACGCGCGTTCATCGAGGAACAGTTCCTCATCGAGTATGACGACAGCTTTCCCGAGGACACCAACCTGTTCAAGGAAGGGGTCATGGATTCCTTTGGCTATGTGCAGCTCTGCCGCTTCCTGGAACAGGAATATGGCTTCCGTTTCACCGAGGCGGAGATGACCGGCAACGTGCTGGTCAGCCTGGCCCAGATCCGCGATTTCGTGGCGCGCAAGACCGCCTCTTCTGCCGCCGTCCCCACCGCCTCGACCAACGACTGA